Genomic segment of Sus scrofa isolate TJ Tabasco breed Duroc unplaced genomic scaffold, Sscrofa11.1 Contig434, whole genome shotgun sequence:
ttaattttgacattTGTTCTGATATTTGAGGAGAACATTCATAATCAAGTATATTTAGGGTAACTATAGTAATGAGTGACCACCTTGAGGCTCCCTATTAAGTCGGAGAGGTAGATGGACATACATGTTTGTGCAGAAAAACTGGTGACCCTGAATCTCATGACTGGGCAGGATATCAGGCTCTCTTGTCAATCATCCTCTGATCACCAAGAATGAAGTGATTCCTGAACATGAAGGAGATGTGAAATCGATAAATTGGCATTGTTCATTCACCACcccttttgtatttattatatatgtatattaggaaaagggagtttttttttttgttttttcattttttgttttgtagaacAATAGAAGGAGTCATGTTTGTAGGGAGCCTTAGAGGTTTTCAAGCAGAAATGGGAAGATACTTcagtaacaaaatataaaatacagtaaccaggagttcccatcatggcgcagtggaaatgaatctgactagtactcatgaggacccaggtttgacacctggccttgctcattggattaaggatctggtgttgttgtgagctgtggtatatgttgcagacacagctcggatctgacgttgatttggctctggtgtaggctggtagctacagctctgatttgttccctagcctgggaacctccatatgccccgggtgggtcctaaaaagacaaaaaaaatgcagtaaCCAATATTTACACCAATGAATAAATCCCTCACCTGTTGGGCACTGATCTTCCATGTTTTAATAAATAGATGTATAGCATGAAAAATATCTTCCATAGTAACAAAATATGTGATTTGATATTTTGCTTCCTCATATTCATAGTCTTCTCTGACATTAAGATCATATTAGGTCAATTTATTCCAATTTGTCTTTATATGTAGACTTCACTGGAGATATATATTTGATAATCAGGTTTTGCCAGTCACTATGGTAGGCATTCTGGACACCAAAGTGAATagtaaaataaaccaacaaaactAGAAGAACAGTTATGAAACTGTGGCAAGTTTGCAGTGTAATTATCTGACATTAAACTTTTGCTTGTGATGTAAGTGACTGAAATTCAACTTTGGTTTTTTGAAGCATCCACTTCAAAGATAATCATGTCAAATAACCGAATTTCCAGTTGTATGACACAGAAAATATGTAAGTACCAAGGGCCACTCCCACCCATAAAGTTCTTGTTTTAGAAAGCCTTGAGTAAACAGATACCAGGTCACCTGTGTGAACCTACTACCTACTTTCCCCTTTCCATACCCTAATtccatgcatatatattttttaatttttataaaactatagttgatttataatattcattcaatttctgccatacaacacaGCAactcagtcatatatgtatatatatacatttttaatttcttttttttcatactttcttccatcatgttctaacccaagagattggacatagtgttttaaattcaccaataaagagtgaaagaggagttcctattgcagctcagcagtaatgaacctgactagtacccatgaggatgtgggttcaatcctttgctttgctcagtgggttaaggatctggcattgccatgagctgttgtgtaggtcacagatgtggctcagatatggtattgctgtgactgtggcataggctggcagctacagctctgattcaacccctagcctgagaacttccatataccataggtgcggccctaaaatgacaacaacaacaaaaaagagtaaaCTAGCAGAACCCTAGCCGTCACACCTGCACAACTCAATAAAGGCAGAGCCCCCAGTTGGTTCTCTCTCTCTACCAGAGACCTACCTGCATGGCCCATGGACATGCTGTGTACCCTCTAGGacttgtgaatttatttttttgaagttcccaAATAAATATGCATTCATAATAAGAACCAGAGGGCCAATCCAGCTACAGCATAGATTTAGGAAAATGTCTGTGAGATCTTGCCATGTCCAGGTGAGTGCTTCAGATATTCCTAGCCAATAGCATTACTATCAATACACTAAGAATTAAATGGAGCAATGTTACAGTCTTCATTGTGAAGAAcagaagttaaaataataatgaaagaagtGATAGACTAAAGTAAAATCAGAGCTTCATATTTTCTTCTGCAATGAAATTACATAAATGGCCTTAGCTGTCAAGTCTATCTTCCCCCCCATATGAGTAAAATACCTAATGATCATTCCTTCAGAAAAACTAGGGGAAAACTGCATGATGTATGTcatttgagaaattatttttaagaaactccaGTTGTCCGATGTAAGATatggacattttcaaatatttctgattCCAGCCTGGAAAATCTTTGGGAATATATGAATGTGGACATAGGGAAAAACTATCTATAGATTAGGCACAGCAGAGCTTAATAAAGTGAGATCCTTAAATTTTGTGGAGGAGTTGAATCCAAGAATATGGGAATCACAGTaaataaagaggaggaaaaagtttTTCAACAATCTGATTAAAGATCAGCAATTTCTGGCCCTGAGGCTTTTGTCCTAAAGTCATGAGTATATTTTTGGCCCCAGAACAATGGGCTCTTACATAGCTGCCATCCCAGTGATTCTTCTCAGAGCCCTCTTTATGTCTTTGTTcttcaggctgtagatgaaggggttcagcatgggtgtgaccacagtgtacatcactgaggcaaCTGCACTCgagtgtgagctgtgggtagcagAAGCACTAAGGTATACGCCTAAGACTGTgcaataaaataaggagacaactgagaggtgagatgcacacgtggaaaatgctttatacttcCCCCGCAATGATGAGATTCTTTGTATGGAGGAAACTATCTTAAAATATGAGTAAAGAATTCCAGTGAGGGAAGCTCCACCATACACCCCTGCTGCAAAATACATCACCGTGTCATTAAGAGAGGTGTCAGAACAGGCAAGTTGGACCACTTGATtaatttcacagaaaaagtgggggatTTCAAAGTCTGTACAGAAGGACAGCCACAACACCATTATGCTTTGGAACAAGGAATTCAGGGCACTCATGATCCAGGATGCCAGAACCAGCAGTCTACAGAGCAAGGGTTTCATGATGACTGTGTAGTGTagagggtggcagatggccacaaagcggtcataggccatcactgtcAGGAGGAACATATCCAATGTTGCGAAgagtatgaaaaaatacatttggatGATGCAGCCTTCATATGTGATAACTTTGTTCTGTGTCCAGATGTTCtgtagcatctttgggatggtagtggtggtgaaacagatgtctacaaaggacaagttggagaggaagaagtacatgggtgtttgGAGATGGGAGTCTAggctgacagccaggatgatgagcaggtttccaaacacagtgatcaggtacatggagaggaaaagcccaAAAATGAGAGGCTGCAATGCTGGTTCTTTGATAATCCCAAAGATAAAATTCTGAAAGCTTGTATCATTCTCTGCTTCCATGCGGTAGAGGTGACtaccaagaaatgaaaaaaacaatagtATGACTAGTTTCTTAAAAATTGGCATTGCATGGatttcccctgtggtgcagtgggttaagtgtctggcattgtcactgcagtggcccaggtcactgctgtgctgcaggtttgatccctggcccaggaacttccacatgctatgggcatggcaaCAAAATTGGCAGTGCAAATTTGCTGAAAttctacaatttttattttgcattcaaaAATCGATACAGTAATTTTCCTATGGAAATTTCTCTTTCAAGTAATCCACCCAGCCATCTCTGATAAGGAACGTCTATCCCACATTCAGCTTTTCCCCTGCATTGTCATGCATTCTACACTTTTAATAAGGAATTTATCTTATATTTGGGAAACATAAATTGAAGAATGACCAACTCGTGGACAGAGTAGAGGGTTTTGAGGGACAGTAGTCCCTGTAGTCTCTATAGAAAGAGTATCAGTAagtaaaaaaacatacaaattattAGATGGTAATGGATGCTATGAGAAAAATAAGTCAAGTATGAAGAACAGAGTTAGCAGGGGCATTCTTTTTAACTGCATCTTTAAGTAGACTGAAAAACACTTGAACAGAGACTGtgtggaaagagaagaggagacaTGAGTCTATCTGGGTTAAGTATATTCTGGTCAGAGGGAACAACAGGGAAAATGCATTTCAGAAAACCAAGGCCCAAAATAAGCCACTGAGTCTAGAAGAAAGTACAAGAGGGAGAGTGATGATAGATGGTGTCAGAGAATTTAGAGAAATGAGGAGGCCTCTCTGCCAAAGTTGAAACTTCAATTCACAGGGGTCCCTAGTTCCCATGTCCCTCtaactttattaattttgtttccaagAAGTATCATAGCCATGAGATCCCTattacaggaaactatatccagcctcttgggatagaccatgattgaaggtaatataagaaatggaatgtgtatgtgtgtacatgtatatgaatatatatgactgggtcacaatgctatgcagcagaaattgacataacactgtaaatcaagtatactctagtaacaaagagaacaataaaataaaacataaaaagtaagTCCTGTGGATAGAAATGTGtcccttccttatttttatttgttgattaatATTCTGGCACATGTATTTTAAGGGTCTCACACTGGAGAATATGGGCTCAGTTGCCTCTTCCTTGCCTTGAGAACTTATCATGTCTcacaacacacagacacacagtcacagacagatggacagacagacacacacccacacacatacccccccacactcacccacccacacacacacccatactgTGGCCTCCTGGAGTGATGCTGCTACTACTGGGGTATTCTCACCCTCATTCAcaataattaggaaaataagGATACAAGACAGCTATTAACATTAGATTACCTTTTGTCTAAAAAATGGAGAAGCAGTACCTAAATTCCAACTGTTAATTCTCCTATAGACATGTAAACATGTGGTTCTATCTTAATATGACCATTTCATGCtcagtattaaaagaaaaataaaatgccaattaaaaaCTGAGAGCAAAACCAAGcaggccctgtggggctcctgggtacaCACGCCTTCctatgtcccccatttcttgtttttagggaataaatttcagcctccatgacctttcctgagtttcaaagggcaggttcaaacagttgctaatcagggaagggagggggtacAGTGACCAGGGAGGGGCAGTCCAGAGATAAtactgcagccttggggcagtgtCCTCATTCCCTTCTTAAGGAATAGATATCAGTATCTTTGAGTTTTTCTGCAGCACTAAAACTCACaaaaaatggaagatgttaatgaagcattcttcattatGGAAAGAAGACCATCAAACCACTGaataccagctttgaaaacaatgccttTACCCTGATCCTCATCTgaggccctatttttcactccccaaaccaTAAAACCACCTCCCATCTTGCCTAATGGGGGACATTCTTTAAGTCATTAGCTTgatgtgaccctcctttgcctggcaaagcaatgaatctgtttttttctacttttcccaATACTGTTTCCGAGTTTCTATTTGGCCAAGTTCTGGacacaagagggaaaaaagaccATGTGGGGAAAAATATCTAATAAGCTCTGGTGATCCCTAGAGTTTGTGATGAGGATAAAACTTCCTAGGTTCTGGCAACTCTTAAGCCCTAGTTATATCCCCATGATGCCCAGAGTAGTAAAGCAGCAAAAAGCATTTTATCCAGAAGAGCTAGGATGGATATATTTACTTTATCAAGCTATCTGAAAGATGGAACATCCTACTAGGAAAATGggcaaggaaaataaatcaaaaacccacaaaagggaaacacacaaaataaaaaaaatggaggttATAAAAATGATTTGATAAAAGATATGTTATTTAGATATACAATATAAAACTGGTAGTTTGAAATGCTGGCTTTGAATTTTGGATCTGCTCACTCTTATTGTTTGAACTTGgagaacaaatgaaacttttgGAAATATTATTAATATCCTCACCCAAATAGTAGGCTGATCCATCCTCTCAAGGTGGTTGATGCAGTCATTacatataaaaatctttttttttttgtctttttgttgttgttgttgctatttcttgggccgctcccacggcatatggaggttcccaggctaggggtcaaatcggagctgtagccaccggcctacgccagagccacagcaacgcaggatccgagccgcgtccgcaacccacaccacagttcacggcaacgccggatcgtcaacccactgagcaagggcagggaccgaacccgcgaacctcatggttcctagtcggattcgttaaccactgcgccacgatgggaactcctaaaaatcttaACATAGTTTCTTCCTGTTAGTAAATGAATGGTTACCTTGGGCAATGAGATTTCActgatgtttttcttcttcctcttaacTGTCTCCACTGTTTTCCCACCTCTTGGTCCCCAGTTCCACATACTTATTTCAGTTTCTTGTCCTCTTGCCCATCTATGATACCTGGCACCCCTCTTGACAATATTCATAATGACCAagagaaatatttctatattacaAAGCAGGTTGTCCAACTCCTTAGCTTAACCATCTCCCTGCTGGAGAATGAGCCCCAAATTCCATAGCTTCGATCCCTAGGCTTGATTTTCCCTGATTGTGAGGCAGGATAATAACTCTTCTagttagtgtaggagcatgggctttgatgtattctttgatatggctatttattaacatttgtggcttaagggctccagggaatatcatccccacaggccttgtttactatctTGTATCTGCCTCCAgttggacattaatctctaacccactcctcaactaatagaaaaagaatgagaggaatggtgactctcAGTctaaggaagagaagggcaaagaagccATAAAAGTTATGGGGGCATTTCCACTCCTAAGAACCCTACTGGAGAAgagatagggatggagtaggcacaggtagttgtagaagtcccgaTAAAGGACCATacttaaagagggaaacttaggggacattgggaggtcactgtaagttaatacctgctcaagaaagccatcaacacaaggcagccttgcttggctagtggaggcatgagacttgcctcaggtcattgggtggggatgggattaggcctacagtcagattctgaccaagggcaagagtttaaggatcacccttctgctgatttgaatacacaccttatgGGATACCAAAGAGCAGCTATTACTTCCAGAAAGGAATAGGCAGGTTGTTCCAACCCCCATTCCccctggatgataaaactgtagcccaccagaccCTTGGGGCAGAGCTTTGGTACCTGCCagcttgcacctctcacaagtgtcctatcctaatacATCGATTTCTTGATTATttctttgcctctcactgaattccttctgcatggaggcatgaagaactTGAACCTCCAGTAAGTCCAGAGATAGGGTtagtgatttaaatttaaaaccatgggtttaagtcccatTTTGAGTTTAGGCTATGTTCgagtcccagcacgtgggttaaagtcccaatctgggtttaggctgggtttgagccCCACTTTgaggttcaagtcccagtctgaaTTTTGGCTGAATTTGAGTCCTGgcacttgggttcaagtcccagttcaggttctggctaggttcaggccattagcgCTGTCAGTTtcacaaggactgatataggtaactgggcaaagACAATGGGCGAAAACCACACCTTTCTGGAccccatctttaagagataaaagcCCTTTTAGGACAATGGAGATGGAGACACTTTTTCCCCCTTCCAGTGTGTCCTGGGAGGTGTTAGTTTTCCTATAatgaagactttgcttgcttgctgcctatgTGTTcttgaagttcattcttcagctccgtgaacaagaacctggattcctataacatctttctggcatcaattGAACCACTAACTTTACCTCATGCTACCCTCATCCACAGCAATCTCAAAAATATTGACCTTGAGTCTCAGCTTTACTTGATGCCTCAGCCACAAGACTCAGAGCATATATACACCTACTTGCCTCTGCTTTCCAAGTCAACCACTgacttattttgaatttttcaccCTTCTCTACCTTCAAAACTCCATCTTATTTTTCAGATTGCTTAGGTCATCTCCTCATGAACCCTCCTTTTAACATTcccacagaaaaagaacattttctcttataataaatttatatatagtgCTATCACTGTGTAAATTTAATTCCATATCTTTTATTCTCTGCTAGACTGTGAATGCCTTGAGGCATGTGTCAATATTATACACACTCTCCAACCCCCTCAGACTTAGGTTAGTTGTAAAGAgtatcaaaaaaaatatatatatattgcctgAAGGGATGAAAGAATGTGTTCTCACAGAAATTGCTCATGATGAGAGAACAAAATGAAGCAGAGAAATACTAACATAGGTTGGAAGACATGCTGGAGGAATGTTTTCTGTATTCTGAAATAAAGACCTATTTGAAGATCAGAGAATGTGCTTtgtaagaataaaatagaatagaataaataaaacacaaatgcaaATATCAGAGTGCATCATGCCAgaggaagggttttttttgttctctttatttagctgtgtgtgtttgtgtatgtgcacatgcatatgtgtgtatttttaaattgccaaTGCACCCATGTTGGATCACATGTAAAAGACATGTATTACCTTTGATACAGTCAAAAAAGTTTCTTATCCATTGCAGTAAACTcaagtagagttttttttttttttaatttttttccctgctgaTGGAGAAGCAATCTTAAAGGATTCAAAAGAAAGGTCAGGTTAAAATGACCTCAGGTTCAAGGGACCACACGCTGACTGCACTTTCATTCCGGCCCTTGCCCCATTACACTATTCACGTTAGAGCACTTGCtgaatttttattctatatatactcctatttgaacatatttacttttatattatccAATGATTATTGGGTGAGTCTGGctcttttctcaattttcttatgTGGCAATTTTCCTTGTTAATGAAACTGAGCAgggttctgtggagctcctgggcatgaaagcctttctgtgtcccccatttcttgttcttaggaaatgggtcTGGTTCAGCCGctatgaccttccctgagttcctagggacaggttcagacagttgcttatcgaagaaggaaggggatgcaaagacaaagaggaaaggtCAAGGAGCAACAGTACATCCTTGGGTCAAGATCCTGGTTCCCTTCTcagggatacacataataatataggcatcttatatgtctaagagaaaagttatattcctagtgcttcttttataaatgaataatttaaaattgaacagcttagagtccttccttgtccttctccctgacttattagcaccctaaacacaatcaccagtaagctaaagattaggcactcTGAGCATAACttcctgtgggttaaagattattagcacatgatatttttcaggaactttcctagtttgttctaatctctgatcaatatgccttTTTCACATATTCTAGGCAATACCCtggaagaccaccatcatgaccatacagagatctcctgactccagctttgatgactaagattccccaaagaaagaagaatgtgtgtcTGTGCCAAttctgattcctatctgaaaacctgtttttcttctttttgctgtaAAACCCCTTACAATTACTTCCAAAGGGGGGCATAGTCTTCCAGACATTGGCCTGCtatgaccctcctttgcctggcaaagcagtaaagttattttgtttcctcctttacccaaaactctgtctctgcatttcactttggcaccagcagacagaAGTTGAATTTCAGCAACATTATTCTTGGGCTgagggttattttttgtttgtttgttttggtcaaaTGCATTGGTCACACCATACTTCTGTTTTTGATTCTTGTCCCTCATACAATGGCCTCCCCATAATATACTCTATAAAATCCTACACATGCCACAAAACTTACCTCTCCCTTCATTTGATTTATATCAGAGGATATTTTGTCCAATATGCATTTATCTTATCTTAAtcttctttcttcattaaaatgttaGGTCCAAATGGACAGggacctcacttttttttctcttatggtttCATAAAGGtgtgaatttattttgaaaaaatatagaaaatgggATTTATAACATGAAAAGAATAGCAGGGGAAATACAAGCCAGATGTAATGCAGTGCATTCaaaactacttaaaatttttgaatagaatagtaaaagaacttgtgaaagaaaaaaatataaaataacaatagtCACATTAGCattagttttaaatataaataaaattggcaaaaatctaaaaaattaggaaatgagatttttaaaaattagtgtagTAAGCaatctataaaattataatttccaCTTCCACAAATATCGACAGACTCAAACATGCTTATGAAAAACACATAATACTAAGTTGAATGCAAAATCAGGTGTTCCACAAGATGGCAGCAaatgatttccatttaaaaacagattgtgctcagaaaaggcaaaaggtaGCAGGAAGTAAAAACGTGAAGATGATAATTCATGTATAAGTTTATTATTATGAAGGATGCAGAGGAATTTTCTATGTTTGCAGAGAAATGAGAGGAGGACAACATATGACCAACTGAGAGATTTGACCCCTCAAGATTTACAAACTTTCTCACAGCCcagcaaatacatatatacacacacatacatacatacatgcatacatatgagAATTAAATGGCAAATAgcaaactcatttaaaaattataattatttgtttggaataatgcaataaaataaaagtaagaataaagagaaacttGAATAGAGAGTCTGGAGTAAAGGAAGTGGTTGTAGGTAAGGGCAGTTTTGCGTGAGATGGTGCCACAAAAATGGTGCCTGAAGCAAACTTGAAGATCCCTCTGCACTGGGCCAGCTCTCTGTGTTTTCAGGTGACCTCAGTAAATGTTCTAGAGTTTCATTCTTGCTGACTGTTCTCCTGCAGTATCTATTGGGCTCTTATACTCACCAGGATGAGAACTCTAAGAGGAAGCTCTTTGTGTGGATGTCCAAATTCCTCCCTTGTCAGTTGATAATGGAGACTGAAATATTCTTGAGACAAGAAAACAGGAAATACTGAAGAATGGATCTCTGAGTTAGACTTAGGTATCCAAATGCAAATACCTTGCCCCCTCTAGTTCAAGGTCGAACATGCTCAGGCATTGCAGCAGCAGATATATTTACATCTCCATATATTTGCTGTATCTTCTCAACACATTTTCAGTGGTTATGCCCACCCTTCAACCCACCATTTCCCCAGGGGAACTTGTCTGGCTAGAATGGAATTATTTCCTGCTGATTTGCTATTCCCAGGAGAGCAGGATAGAAGCTAGGTGTATCCAATTCTTATTGCTACTCCAGAGGTCTAAAGGTCTAAAGTTTACAACCCTCATTCAAAGTTTTCTTCAAATCTAAGCCTGAGGAAGCTGTCTTTGAAAGTTATTAGAAGACGTTGaaagttattataagacattggCTATGGAATTTCTATGACCACCTCACTAAGAACTCCAACCCAAGCCCAGTGTATGCTTTGACCCCACCCACTCCATGCTACAGCTTAGTACAaatccagcatggccatgtcAGGGGAAAAGATGTGACTGCAGGCTGCATCTGATAGGAGCCAAAGATGCCTACATAGTTAGAGCATCAGAACCTTTGTTACATACATGTTCTCCTCTTGCTTcagtgcttctctttttttttggacacagaCCCCAggagtggaagaaagaaaaacacactgaAAGGAGAAAAGTCACCTCTAGCCTGAGGCTCAGGGGTTCCAGTGCAGCAACTTGGGAGCAGACCCTAACCCTGACAGAGTGGTGATGGCCACGGAGCAGAGATGAGGTCTTGCCTCACATCCTATGTAGGTGTTAGGTCCTCCAGCAGCAGCCACACCTACTACCAAAC
This window contains:
- the LOC110258787 gene encoding olfactory receptor 1571-like, which produces MPMVKQLPIVVLKECSYVAVSLRRIHVPFMGGLDLMWMPVTSFQMEKLTTVGLVVGVAAAGGPNTYIGCEARPHLCSVAITTLSGLDSHLQTPMYFFLSNLSFVDICFTTTTIPKMLQNIWTQNKVITYEGCIIQMYFFILFATLDMFLLTVMAYDRFVAICHPLHYTVIMKPLLCRLLVLASWIMSALNSLFQSIMVLWLSFCTDFEIPHFFCEINQVVQLACSDTSLNDTVMYFAAGVYGGASLTGILYSYFKIVSSIQRISSLRGKYKAFSTCASHLSVVSLFYCTVLGVYLSASATHSSHSSAVASVMYTVVTPMLNPFIYSLKNKDIKRALRRITGMAAM